The following proteins are co-located in the Amycolatopsis tolypomycina genome:
- a CDS encoding cytochrome P450 translates to MTQVDVPHGLPMDRDAGPFDPPRAITRLRAARPVSPLVFPDGHEGWLVTGYEEVRQMMADTRFSSRLDLDIVHVPYETGMPAPTEPSPQMPGMFIAMDPPDHGRLRRKLTGAFTVKRMKQLEEHIADIVERQLDHLARLTPPVDLVQEFALPVPSLVICELLGVPYADRGTFQANSAQFMLREQTLEEKMGAYIAVNTYLTELVTSKRAEPGDDILSDLARHEELTVEELTGAAFLLLLAGHETTANMLSLGTFALLEHPSQAAELRADAELLPGAVEELLRYLSVADIFFRYATEDLELGGETITKGSTVVVSLLAANRDPRRFENPDTLDIHRNARGLLSFGHGVHQCLGQQLARIEMRAGFEGLLRRFPTLALAVPAEEVKLRTDMNIYGVHELPVTWTEPAA, encoded by the coding sequence ATGACCCAGGTCGACGTCCCGCACGGACTCCCCATGGACCGCGACGCCGGGCCCTTCGACCCGCCGCGGGCGATCACGCGGCTGCGTGCCGCCCGCCCGGTCAGCCCGCTCGTGTTCCCCGACGGTCACGAAGGCTGGCTCGTCACCGGCTACGAAGAGGTCCGGCAGATGATGGCCGACACGCGCTTCAGTTCCCGCCTCGACCTCGACATCGTCCACGTGCCGTACGAGACGGGCATGCCCGCCCCCACCGAGCCGTCCCCGCAGATGCCCGGCATGTTCATCGCCATGGACCCGCCGGACCACGGCCGGCTGCGCCGCAAGCTCACCGGCGCCTTCACCGTCAAGCGGATGAAGCAGCTCGAGGAGCACATCGCCGACATCGTCGAGCGGCAGCTGGACCACCTGGCGCGGCTGACCCCGCCGGTCGACCTGGTGCAGGAGTTCGCGCTCCCGGTGCCGTCGCTGGTGATCTGCGAGCTGCTCGGCGTGCCGTACGCGGATCGGGGCACGTTCCAGGCCAACTCCGCGCAGTTCATGCTCCGCGAGCAGACGCTCGAGGAGAAGATGGGCGCGTACATCGCGGTGAACACGTACCTGACCGAGCTGGTCACGAGCAAGCGCGCCGAGCCCGGCGACGACATCCTGTCCGACCTGGCCCGGCACGAAGAACTGACCGTCGAAGAGCTGACGGGAGCGGCCTTCCTGCTGCTGCTCGCCGGCCACGAGACGACGGCCAACATGCTGTCGCTGGGCACGTTCGCGCTGCTGGAGCACCCGTCGCAGGCGGCCGAGCTGCGCGCCGACGCGGAGCTGCTGCCGGGCGCGGTCGAGGAACTGCTGCGCTACCTGTCCGTGGCCGACATCTTCTTCCGCTACGCCACGGAGGACCTCGAGCTCGGCGGCGAGACGATCACCAAGGGCTCGACGGTGGTGGTCTCCCTGCTGGCCGCCAACCGCGACCCCCGCCGCTTCGAGAACCCGGACACCCTCGACATCCACCGCAACGCCCGCGGCCTCCTGTCCTTCGGCCACGGCGTGCACCAGTGCCTCGGCCAGCAACTGGCCCGCATCGAGATGCGCGCCGGGTTCGAGGGGCTGCTGCGGCGTTTCCCGACGCTGGCGCTGGCGGTCCCGGCGGAGGAGGTGAAGCTGCGGACCGACATGAACATCTACGGCGTCCACGAGCTGCCGGTCACGTGGACGGAACCGGCGGCGTAG
- the lipB gene encoding lipoyl(octanoyl) transferase LipB yields MGWPIKRVDLGEVEYHQALADMRTWVEERQQGLAEDRLFLLSHPAIVTYGPRTDPADLPADLPAVQVDRGGFATYHGPGQLVGYLVADVKARGPVDIVRWLENGLVEALASLGFPAIRRDTPKGASSLAGVWTPDLRKVASIGMRIRRGVTSHGFALNVDPDMAAFHRFTACGLADVTMASLAELAAEQRRGTPSGSEVRDAAFASLTAGS; encoded by the coding sequence GTGGGATGGCCGATCAAGCGGGTCGACCTCGGGGAGGTCGAGTACCACCAGGCTCTCGCCGACATGCGCACCTGGGTGGAAGAACGTCAGCAGGGCCTGGCCGAAGACCGGCTCTTCCTGCTGAGCCACCCGGCGATCGTCACCTACGGGCCGCGCACCGATCCCGCGGACCTGCCCGCCGATCTCCCGGCCGTCCAGGTCGACCGCGGTGGGTTCGCCACCTACCACGGGCCCGGCCAGCTCGTCGGCTACCTCGTTGCCGACGTCAAGGCGCGCGGGCCGGTCGACATCGTGCGGTGGCTGGAAAACGGTCTGGTCGAAGCCCTCGCGAGCCTCGGCTTTCCCGCGATCCGGCGGGATACGCCGAAAGGCGCGTCCAGCCTCGCCGGCGTCTGGACGCCCGACCTCCGCAAGGTCGCGTCGATCGGCATGCGGATCCGCCGGGGTGTCACCAGCCACGGCTTCGCGCTCAACGTCGACCCGGACATGGCAGCCTTCCACCGCTTCACGGCCTGTGGGCTCGCCGACGTCACGATGGCGTCCCTCGCCGAGCTCGCCGCCGAACAGCGGCGAGGGACTCCGTCCGGCTCCGAGGTACGAGACGCGGCTTTCGCCTCCCTCACCGCAGGAAGCTGA
- a CDS encoding alpha/beta fold hydrolase, protein MRSKMLTAGLVLALTAALGGAAPADARPGGRPKLADPHPCPGQPGFTCSTLTVPFDHTGRVPGTLALPVATADNADAPKGVLLFLTGGPGQGGVGTITRIARQRLPEVAKDYRIVMLDQRGTGPSGALRCPGLQAEMGSSDIATPSVAAVQECARILGDTAPLYSTDQSVADFDRLRQALGVPKLVVDGVSYGSFTAARYAIAHPDRVSKVILDSVLPHHTSASASLYLTGLTAEARVLREACAVAPACGYDPAEDLAWVVRHRGTADGVRVFDTIVTYEFVDPTYRNPAAGDIIGALHEARGGAPARLDGLLEAYKSGGDDPAAFSSGLHAATLCADGRFPWGSAATPLALRRPLLSLTSRLLPESATWPYTTGVATQQGFVQTCLPWPAERPGSNPAGSLPDVPVLLLNGDRDLSTPLEWAREEAAQAPRGQLVIVPGESHSIQNRERGHAGRDAVISFLR, encoded by the coding sequence ATGCGCTCGAAGATGCTGACCGCCGGGCTGGTCCTGGCGCTGACCGCCGCACTCGGGGGTGCGGCCCCGGCCGACGCGCGTCCTGGGGGACGACCGAAGCTGGCGGATCCGCACCCGTGCCCGGGCCAGCCGGGCTTCACGTGCTCGACCCTGACCGTGCCGTTCGACCACACCGGCCGCGTGCCGGGCACGCTCGCCCTGCCGGTGGCGACCGCGGACAACGCCGACGCGCCCAAGGGCGTCCTGCTGTTCCTCACCGGCGGCCCCGGCCAGGGCGGCGTCGGCACCATCACGCGGATCGCCAGGCAACGGCTGCCGGAAGTCGCGAAGGACTACCGGATCGTGATGCTCGACCAGCGCGGCACCGGGCCGTCGGGGGCGTTGCGGTGTCCCGGACTGCAGGCGGAGATGGGCAGCTCGGACATCGCGACGCCGTCGGTGGCCGCGGTGCAGGAGTGCGCGCGCATCCTCGGCGACACGGCTCCGCTGTACTCGACCGACCAGAGCGTGGCGGACTTCGACCGGCTCCGGCAGGCACTGGGCGTGCCGAAGCTGGTCGTCGACGGCGTCTCGTACGGCTCCTTCACGGCGGCCCGGTACGCGATCGCGCACCCGGACCGCGTCAGCAAGGTGATCCTCGATTCGGTGCTGCCCCACCACACTTCCGCCTCGGCGTCGCTGTACCTGACGGGCTTGACGGCGGAGGCGCGCGTGCTGCGCGAGGCGTGCGCGGTGGCCCCGGCCTGCGGCTACGACCCGGCCGAGGACCTGGCGTGGGTGGTCCGCCACCGCGGCACGGCGGACGGAGTGCGCGTCTTCGACACGATCGTGACGTACGAGTTCGTGGATCCGACGTACCGCAACCCGGCGGCGGGCGACATCATCGGCGCCCTGCACGAAGCCCGCGGCGGCGCCCCGGCCCGCTTGGACGGCCTGCTGGAGGCGTACAAGTCGGGCGGCGACGACCCGGCAGCGTTCAGCTCCGGCCTCCACGCGGCAACGCTGTGCGCGGACGGCCGGTTCCCGTGGGGTTCGGCGGCCACCCCGCTCGCCCTCCGCAGGCCGTTGCTGTCCCTGACGTCCCGCCTGCTCCCGGAGTCGGCGACCTGGCCGTACACGACGGGAGTGGCGACGCAGCAGGGATTCGTCCAGACGTGCCTGCCGTGGCCGGCGGAACGCCCGGGCTCGAACCCGGCCGGCTCGCTGCCGGACGTCCCGGTCCTGCTGCTCAACGGCGACCGCGACCTGTCGACGCCGCTGGAGTGGGCCCGTGAGGAGGCGGCCCAGGCCCCGCGCGGGCAGCTGGTGATCGTGCCGGGCGAGTCGCACTCGATCCAGAACCGCGAGCGCGGCCACGCGGGGAGGGACGCGGTGATCAGCTTCCTGCGGTGA
- a CDS encoding SMP-30/gluconolactonase/LRE family protein codes for MRRIVVLAVTAALSAGLLSGASAGEFAPPPRPAVFETVFASPLGLEGLTTDGRDNLYTPARGADPCPVFRVAAAGGPAAVVGTIPVPCNPAGLAFDRRGRLYVANGDTVVSFVPDAANPPSATVFTSGVPGANGLAFDSAGALWISDGTTGQGRVWRAGADGVAAEAFRVQPMVSDVIPGGVGRDVRGLPPGTVTITPNGRTAADTAGSQHIVANGLAFTADGTLLVADTARGALWRVPMDRAGRPRATTGCDVAFPPNTLCLDNLGVQHPYLEGADGIVLDRAGGVWTAVNERNAIVVARRDGRVTEYFRNPADTTSKLRNGGPLEFPTSPVLLPDGRLCVTQSDGNRRDNAPNTAGEAAPAGAVRAKVSCVKP; via the coding sequence ATGCGCCGGATCGTCGTCCTCGCCGTCACTGCCGCGCTGTCCGCCGGGTTGCTGTCCGGCGCTTCCGCCGGTGAATTCGCCCCGCCACCGCGGCCCGCCGTCTTCGAGACGGTGTTCGCGTCCCCGCTCGGCCTGGAAGGGCTGACCACCGACGGGCGCGACAACCTCTACACGCCGGCCCGCGGCGCCGATCCCTGCCCGGTCTTCCGGGTCGCGGCCGCCGGTGGTCCCGCGGCCGTCGTCGGCACGATCCCGGTGCCGTGCAACCCCGCCGGGCTGGCGTTCGACCGCCGTGGCCGGCTGTACGTGGCGAACGGCGACACCGTGGTGTCGTTCGTGCCGGACGCGGCGAACCCGCCGTCCGCGACCGTGTTCACCAGCGGCGTCCCCGGCGCGAACGGCCTGGCCTTCGACTCCGCGGGCGCGCTGTGGATCTCCGACGGCACCACCGGGCAGGGCCGGGTGTGGCGCGCGGGCGCGGACGGCGTGGCCGCCGAGGCGTTCCGCGTGCAGCCGATGGTCAGCGACGTGATCCCCGGCGGGGTCGGCCGGGACGTGCGCGGCCTGCCGCCGGGGACGGTGACGATCACTCCCAACGGCCGGACGGCGGCGGACACCGCGGGCTCCCAGCACATCGTCGCGAACGGCCTCGCCTTCACCGCGGACGGCACGCTGCTGGTCGCGGACACCGCCCGGGGCGCGCTGTGGCGCGTGCCGATGGACCGCGCGGGCCGCCCGCGCGCGACGACCGGCTGCGACGTCGCCTTCCCGCCGAACACGCTCTGCCTCGACAACCTCGGCGTGCAGCACCCGTACCTCGAAGGCGCCGACGGGATCGTCCTCGACCGCGCCGGCGGCGTCTGGACGGCGGTGAACGAGCGCAACGCGATCGTCGTGGCCCGCCGCGACGGCCGCGTGACGGAGTACTTCCGCAACCCGGCCGACACGACGTCGAAGCTGCGCAACGGCGGGCCGCTGGAGTTCCCGACCAGCCCGGTGCTGCTGCCGGACGGCCGCCTGTGCGTCACGCAGTCCGACGGCAACCGCCGCGACAACGCCCCGAACACCGCGGGCGAAGCCGCTCCCGCGGGCGCAGTGCGGGCGAAGGTTTCCTGCGTCAAGCCCTGA
- a CDS encoding pyridoxine/pyridoxamine 5'-phosphate oxidase produces MVQLRGWPSFPEELPVFTPETAPPGPQALFLEWLAEAGEHVLAPHAVTLSTVDADGAPDARVVILKDVGPAGWAVATSSESPKGVQLGKDPRAALTFFWPGRGRQVRLRGPVSPAAPEVSAADFLARPPASRVEAFIGHQSQVLTDPAELDAAAAEAERWVEANPDVAPETWTRYFVDPDEVEFWQASHDRRHVRLRYRKAGGGWVRERLWP; encoded by the coding sequence ATGGTGCAGTTGCGCGGCTGGCCGTCGTTCCCCGAAGAGCTTCCCGTGTTCACGCCGGAGACGGCGCCGCCGGGCCCGCAGGCGCTGTTCCTGGAGTGGCTGGCCGAAGCCGGCGAGCACGTGCTGGCCCCGCACGCCGTCACACTGTCCACAGTGGATGCCGACGGCGCGCCCGACGCGCGGGTGGTGATCCTCAAGGACGTCGGCCCGGCGGGCTGGGCGGTCGCGACCAGCTCGGAGAGCCCGAAAGGCGTACAGCTCGGTAAGGACCCGCGCGCGGCGTTGACGTTCTTCTGGCCCGGCCGCGGCCGTCAGGTCCGGCTGCGCGGCCCGGTCTCCCCCGCCGCGCCCGAGGTGTCGGCGGCGGACTTCCTCGCCCGGCCGCCGGCGTCCCGCGTCGAGGCGTTCATCGGGCACCAGTCGCAGGTGCTGACCGACCCGGCCGAGCTCGACGCGGCGGCCGCGGAGGCGGAGCGCTGGGTCGAGGCGAACCCGGACGTCGCCCCGGAGACCTGGACGCGGTACTTCGTGGACCCGGACGAGGTCGAGTTCTGGCAGGCCAGTCACGACCGGCGGCACGTGCGGCTGCGGTACCGGAAGGCCGGCGGCGGCTGGGTCCGCGAGCGCCTCTGGCCTTGA
- a CDS encoding DUF2020 domain-containing protein translates to MRRLVLLAPAVALLAGCGATIVTGTAVPGPPSASANSSNAGGLPPDPQPGATEDCPYLGSEFVAESNGQHVSKVRVSADQPHPACFFYRPDGKIQLTVRVYVGDAQTATALVNKAAPLDSSNPASDPSGWKGGYLSSDDGAVYAVAKGATAVIASTNQKQSVKARTVVKKAIAALKL, encoded by the coding sequence ATGCGACGACTCGTACTTCTCGCGCCCGCCGTGGCCCTGCTGGCCGGCTGCGGCGCCACCATCGTGACCGGCACCGCGGTGCCCGGCCCGCCGTCGGCGTCCGCGAACTCGAGCAACGCCGGCGGCCTGCCCCCGGACCCGCAACCGGGGGCGACGGAGGACTGCCCGTACCTCGGCAGCGAGTTCGTGGCCGAGTCGAACGGCCAGCACGTGTCGAAGGTGCGCGTGTCCGCCGACCAGCCGCACCCGGCGTGCTTCTTCTATCGCCCGGACGGGAAGATCCAGCTCACCGTCCGTGTGTACGTCGGCGACGCGCAGACCGCGACGGCGCTGGTCAACAAGGCGGCGCCGCTCGACTCGTCCAACCCGGCGAGCGACCCTTCCGGCTGGAAGGGGGGCTATTTGTCGTCCGACGACGGCGCTGTCTACGCGGTCGCCAAGGGGGCGACGGCGGTCATCGCGTCCACCAACCAGAAACAGAGCGTCAAGGCACGCACAGTGGTCAAGAAGGCTATCGCTGCCCTGAAGCTCTAG
- a CDS encoding DUF6918 family protein: protein MADTLKEILLDSSRRPAVVTDFETLVDAEVSDKGGVSGAVVKTGFAAVKKIKPGIIPSAVDTLLPDFASALEPFYGDYKAQGGNDFGAYLTSRSDEASDALLSVTDSRAEKSSRDSIKKVYSKLRPNGKKNVEEALPRLGQLIDKHAAAV from the coding sequence GTGGCTGACACCCTCAAGGAAATCCTGCTCGACTCCAGCCGTCGCCCGGCGGTCGTGACCGACTTCGAGACCCTCGTCGACGCCGAGGTCTCGGACAAGGGCGGCGTTTCGGGTGCCGTTGTGAAGACCGGCTTCGCCGCGGTCAAGAAGATCAAGCCGGGCATCATCCCCTCGGCCGTCGACACGCTGCTGCCGGACTTCGCGTCCGCGCTCGAGCCGTTCTACGGCGACTACAAGGCCCAGGGCGGCAACGACTTCGGCGCCTACCTGACCAGCCGCTCGGACGAGGCTTCCGACGCGCTGCTGAGCGTCACCGACTCGCGCGCGGAGAAGAGCAGCCGCGACAGCATCAAGAAGGTCTACTCGAAGCTGCGCCCGAACGGCAAGAAGAACGTCGAGGAGGCGCTGCCGCGTCTCGGCCAGCTGATCGACAAGCACGCCGCGGCCGTCTGA
- a CDS encoding peptidylprolyl isomerase, translating to MRSVKATLHTNQGDIHLNLFPDHAPKTVANFVGLAEGTKEYTQPNAAGTNSGPFYDGSIFHRVIDGFMLQGGDPTGTGRGGPGYKFGDEFHPELQFSKPYLLAMANAGPGTNGSQFFITVAPTTHLNFRHTIFGEVADQESRTVVDAIARTSTGPADRPLTDIVIEKVSVEH from the coding sequence ATGAGGTCTGTGAAAGCTACGCTGCACACCAATCAGGGTGACATCCACCTCAACCTGTTCCCGGACCACGCGCCGAAGACGGTCGCGAACTTCGTCGGGCTCGCCGAGGGCACCAAGGAGTACACCCAGCCCAACGCGGCGGGGACGAACTCCGGCCCGTTCTACGACGGGTCGATCTTCCACCGGGTCATCGACGGTTTCATGCTGCAGGGCGGCGACCCGACCGGCACCGGTCGCGGCGGCCCCGGCTACAAGTTCGGCGACGAGTTCCACCCGGAGCTGCAGTTCAGCAAGCCGTACCTGCTGGCCATGGCGAACGCCGGGCCGGGCACCAACGGCTCGCAGTTCTTCATCACCGTCGCGCCGACCACCCACCTGAACTTCCGGCACACGATCTTCGGCGAGGTGGCCGACCAGGAGTCGCGCACCGTCGTCGACGCGATCGCCCGGACGTCGACCGGCCCGGCGGACCGCCCGCTGACCGACATCGTCATCGAGAAGGTCAGCGTCGAGCACTGA
- a CDS encoding rhomboid family intramembrane serine protease, which translates to MNQPPNPAAEQAALPGCWWHPNRPTGLSCSRCGRPACPDCLREAPVGFHCTDCVHSGGQEQRRQHRGYQDAGFGQRTVFGARLSQSVLVTQVILAVNVLVFLATVLQAQSLNDNDLSSLFQYGALYGDATMGHGEWWRVLTNGFLHYGPIHIAVNMFSLWMMGRSLEQVTGRGRYLALYFVSMLGASTAVLLFGNPAGFPGTAGASGALFGLMGAYGVTVLKLRLNPTGLIITLALNAFITFGIPGISIFGHLGGLVTGALVTIALLYAPQVKQARWQAIGIGIIVVALLGLLVYRGAQASPTTCDFVQYREGLYYTCR; encoded by the coding sequence GTGAACCAACCGCCGAACCCCGCCGCCGAACAAGCCGCGCTGCCCGGGTGCTGGTGGCACCCCAACCGCCCGACCGGACTGAGCTGTTCCCGGTGCGGGCGTCCGGCGTGCCCGGACTGCCTCCGCGAAGCCCCGGTCGGCTTCCACTGCACCGACTGCGTCCACTCCGGTGGCCAGGAGCAGCGCCGGCAGCACCGCGGGTACCAGGACGCCGGCTTCGGCCAGCGCACCGTCTTCGGCGCGCGGCTCTCGCAGTCCGTGCTCGTCACCCAGGTCATCCTCGCGGTGAACGTCCTGGTCTTCCTGGCCACGGTGCTCCAAGCGCAGAGCCTCAACGACAACGACCTGTCGTCGCTCTTCCAGTACGGCGCCCTCTACGGCGACGCGACCATGGGCCACGGCGAGTGGTGGCGGGTCCTGACCAACGGCTTCCTGCACTACGGGCCGATCCACATCGCGGTCAACATGTTCTCGCTGTGGATGATGGGCCGGTCGCTCGAGCAGGTGACCGGCCGCGGCCGCTACCTCGCGCTCTACTTCGTCTCCATGCTCGGCGCGTCCACCGCCGTGCTGCTGTTCGGCAACCCGGCAGGCTTCCCGGGCACGGCGGGCGCGTCCGGGGCGCTGTTCGGCCTGATGGGCGCGTACGGCGTCACGGTGCTGAAGCTGCGCCTGAACCCCACCGGCCTGATCATCACGCTCGCGCTGAACGCGTTCATCACCTTCGGCATCCCGGGCATCTCGATCTTCGGGCACCTCGGCGGGCTGGTGACCGGCGCGCTGGTGACCATCGCGCTGCTCTACGCCCCGCAGGTCAAGCAGGCGCGGTGGCAGGCGATCGGCATCGGGATCATCGTCGTCGCGCTGCTCGGCCTGCTGGTCTACCGCGGTGCGCAGGCCTCGCCGACGACCTGCGACTTCGTCCAGTACCGCGAGGGCCTGTACTACACCTGTCGCTAG
- a CDS encoding PH domain-containing protein, whose product MDNYPTSWAPRPAVVVSAWAVTALLLVGVVVDALTGDRGGLVLFALAAVAVGAFAGHATVVRPRLAADAEGLVARTLGGTHRLPWAQTRTRLRTTRRMGRDGVTLEIEHDEQLYVFGWLDLGEDPRDVLDVLSTLRG is encoded by the coding sequence GTGGATAACTACCCCACCTCCTGGGCGCCCCGCCCGGCCGTTGTGGTATCGGCGTGGGCGGTCACCGCGCTGCTGCTGGTCGGTGTCGTCGTCGACGCGCTGACCGGCGACCGCGGCGGGCTGGTGCTGTTCGCACTGGCGGCCGTCGCCGTCGGCGCGTTCGCCGGCCACGCCACCGTCGTCCGGCCGCGGCTGGCCGCCGACGCCGAAGGCCTGGTGGCCCGGACGCTCGGCGGCACGCACCGGCTGCCGTGGGCGCAGACGCGCACCCGGCTGCGCACCACCCGGCGGATGGGCCGCGACGGCGTCACGCTGGAGATCGAGCACGACGAGCAGCTGTACGTCTTCGGGTGGCTCGACCTCGGCGAGGACCCGCGGGACGTCCTGGACGTCCTCAGCACGCTGCGCGGCTAG
- the crgA gene encoding cell division protein CrgA: MPKSKVRKKTAYTPPADRRTPVKVRAAGPTGLAWKIPMFGLMILGLIWLLVNYIAGDKISWMADLGNWNFAGGFALMIAGLLMTMRWR, translated from the coding sequence ATGCCCAAGTCCAAGGTCCGCAAGAAGACCGCGTACACCCCGCCCGCCGACCGGCGCACGCCGGTGAAGGTGCGGGCCGCAGGCCCGACGGGCCTCGCCTGGAAGATCCCGATGTTCGGGCTGATGATCCTCGGCCTGATCTGGCTGCTGGTCAACTACATCGCCGGGGACAAGATCTCCTGGATGGCCGACCTGGGCAACTGGAACTTCGCCGGTGGGTTCGCGCTGATGATCGCGGGTCTGCTCATGACCATGCGCTGGCGCTGA
- a CDS encoding class E sortase — MATREGPDDDRRRYPGQPPIPPRRPATPPRGQVPPQQPHPQPRQPQRGPQGGPQGQPPRRPQGPPPRRYTSPPPPPGSSEETVVFAPVGKGGAATKEKPAPAPLGKGGVAIRTAGEVLITLGLVVLLFMVYELYVTDLFSAGKQSEASDQLDGEWAHDRTLHPELIDGKAFARIHIPSFGVDYNFTIQEGTDDAALEVGPGHYKGTALPGEPGNFAVAGHRVGKGAPFNDLDNLSSCDQIVIETSTDFYIYKVLPYDDEMKDWAAGKGADPKCKGVSTLRDGGAEDGGAYSETFGRKVVLPSQGTAVNPVPYKDADVLPKAQQAALLTLTTCHPQFSARERLIITSVLTQQVPKNQVKDYGDLLQKIGEA; from the coding sequence GTGGCTACGCGCGAAGGACCGGACGACGACCGGCGCAGATACCCCGGTCAGCCGCCGATTCCCCCACGTCGTCCCGCCACGCCCCCACGCGGCCAGGTGCCGCCCCAGCAGCCCCACCCGCAGCCCCGGCAGCCTCAGCGCGGCCCACAGGGCGGCCCCCAGGGCCAGCCGCCGCGGCGCCCGCAAGGCCCGCCGCCCCGCCGCTACACCAGCCCGCCCCCGCCGCCCGGCTCGAGCGAGGAGACCGTCGTCTTCGCGCCGGTCGGGAAGGGTGGCGCGGCGACCAAGGAGAAGCCCGCCCCGGCACCGCTCGGCAAGGGCGGCGTCGCGATCCGGACCGCCGGCGAAGTCCTCATCACGCTGGGCCTGGTCGTGCTGCTGTTCATGGTCTACGAGCTCTACGTGACCGACCTGTTCTCGGCGGGCAAGCAGTCGGAGGCGAGCGACCAGCTCGACGGCGAGTGGGCGCACGACCGCACGTTGCACCCCGAGCTGATCGACGGCAAGGCGTTCGCCCGCATCCACATCCCCAGCTTCGGCGTCGACTACAACTTCACCATCCAGGAGGGCACCGACGACGCCGCCCTCGAAGTCGGCCCCGGCCACTACAAGGGCACGGCGCTGCCCGGCGAGCCCGGCAACTTCGCCGTCGCAGGCCACCGCGTCGGCAAGGGTGCCCCGTTCAACGACCTGGACAACCTCTCCTCCTGTGACCAGATCGTGATCGAGACCTCGACGGACTTCTACATCTACAAGGTCCTGCCCTACGACGACGAGATGAAGGACTGGGCGGCGGGCAAGGGCGCCGACCCGAAGTGCAAGGGCGTCTCGACCCTGCGCGACGGCGGTGCCGAGGACGGCGGCGCCTACAGCGAGACCTTCGGCCGCAAGGTCGTGCTGCCCAGCCAGGGCACCGCGGTGAACCCGGTCCCGTACAAGGACGCCGACGTGCTGCCGAAGGCCCAGCAGGCCGCGCTGCTCACGCTCACCACCTGCCACCCCCAGTTCTCCGCCCGCGAGCGGCTCATCATCACCTCGGTGCTGACCCAGCAGGTGCCGAAGAACCAGGTCAAGGACTACGGCGACCTGCTGCAGAAGATCGGGGAGGCCTGA
- a CDS encoding protein-tyrosine phosphatase family protein — protein sequence MKTRQKDRHNPPPEDPWNEVGPRLWMGGHIRVGADGEEPVVVGREFDLVLSLYQREGHGPAPGVEHHFAEMPDGPLTEAQLADVERFVGLAVAAVRAGRTTLVRCHAGQNRSGLVVAQALVELGLGVPAAIERVRQRRSPGALSNQLFVQYLESGLPTARLLAGLGS from the coding sequence GTGAAGACACGCCAGAAGGATCGGCACAACCCGCCGCCGGAAGACCCGTGGAACGAGGTCGGGCCGCGGCTGTGGATGGGCGGGCACATCCGGGTCGGCGCCGACGGCGAGGAGCCGGTCGTCGTCGGGCGCGAGTTCGACCTCGTGCTGAGCCTGTACCAGCGCGAGGGCCACGGGCCGGCGCCCGGCGTCGAGCACCACTTCGCCGAGATGCCCGACGGGCCGCTGACCGAAGCGCAGCTCGCCGACGTCGAACGCTTCGTAGGGCTCGCGGTCGCGGCGGTCCGCGCGGGCCGGACCACCCTCGTCCGCTGCCACGCCGGGCAGAACCGGTCCGGCCTGGTTGTCGCGCAGGCGCTGGTCGAACTCGGGCTCGGCGTGCCCGCCGCGATCGAGCGGGTCCGGCAGCGCCGCTCGCCGGGCGCCCTGAGCAACCAGCTCTTCGTGCAGTACCTCGAGAGCGGCCTGCCGACGGCCCGGCTGCTGGCGGGGCTCGGTTCGTGA